The segment atagtatattagTGGCTCTCATGGTGCTCTGCCTATGATTTCACATAGCTAAGCTTACTAAAGCTGTCAACAGTTTGATATACTTAAGGAAACAAAATTCTGATTGATTCTGATgtgtttctttcagaaaaatcaaCACCCATGGATTTTATCTGACTGTGTAGATCAGGTTTTTTTTATTCTGGATATCACAGTAACAGTATAGGAAATATGCATTATTTCTCATGTCTGCAAGTAGTCCTCACTGCTGAAGGAAGCAATTTTTTAAGCTACAGCCAAATTCATTTTGGTACTTTTTATGGAaatcttgattttgtttttacttttttataaccTTTGGCAAAAGGTATTAACAAGCAAAGAGCTCATCTCATTAGGCAAGTCCACATTAATAAGAATGCCTAGAAGAGGGTTGATTCTTCACACCCGGACCCACTGGCTACTGTTGGGTCTTGCTTTACTCTGCagtttgatattatttttatacCTTCTGGAATGTGCCCCCCAGACTGATGGAAATGCATCTCTTCCTGGTATCATTGGGGAAAATTATGGTAAAGAGTATTATCAAGCCCTCCTACAGGAGCAAGAAGAACATTATCAAACCAGAGCAACCAGTCTGAAACGCCAAATTGCCCAACTGAAACAAGAACTACAAGAAATGAGTGAGAAGATGAGATCTTtgcaagagagaaaaaatgtaGGGGCTAATGGCATAAGCTATCAAGGCAACAAAGAACAAGCACCTAGTGATCTTTTAGAGTTTCTTCATTCACAAATTGACAAAGCTGAAGTTAGCATAGGAGCCAAACTACCTAGTGAGTATGGAGTCATTCCCTTTGAAAGTTTTACCTTAATGAAAGTATTCCAGCTGGAAATGGGTCTCACTCGCCATCCTGAGGAAAAGCCAGTTAGAAAAGATAAGCGAGATGAATTGGTAGAAGTTATTGAAGCTGGCTTGGAGGTCATTAATAATCCTGATGAAGATGATGAGCAGGAAGATGAGGATGGTCCCCTTGGAGAGAAACTGATATTTAATGAAAATGACTTCATAGAAGGTAATGTGAAAAATGTGTTGATCTGTTAACATTAGTATGACAAAATTCTGTTATTGTATGCTGATAATATGTCAGAAAAAGTTATAATGtgatcaaaataaaatagaaaataagaaccAGGGAAATAGAATAAGTCTAAGCTTGTATAGCAGAATACGCCCCAAGTTGAACGGCTCTTAGGGTTGTGTGTGTATttgcatgtatatgtatttgcATTCATCTCTGAACTGGTTTTGAtgttccttttttatattttttaaaatgtatgaactAAGGCTCAAAATTTGAAAACCATTtgctaaaggaaaaaagaacctAATTAAGATTAGTGGTAATTCTGTATTTCGAGTGGAGGAGAAACACATGTCAGAACATCAAGGAGGCATACATAATTTTGAAAAGCATATTTGGCATttggaaaagtaaagaaataaacccATTTTCTTAATACAGACTGCAGAAAGGGCATAGCATTTTTATATGTCAAGATGGGACACGACTCAGAAGTTGAGGAGCACTCGTATACATTTAAGAAATTTGTTGATTGATATAATTATAGATTATATCAGGAATAATTATAGGCCCTAACCCATCTCCATCTTATACCCCATGCTAGATATTTAGTTGTAGGCTTAAAGCCGTTTTgaatacaaatatttcttaaaagttcTCTTTGCATGATTCTGTATGCCACATGtagttttttgggttttgttttttttcacccCAATCTTCATGGGTATCACTTGCTATAATATAATACCTTCAGCCTTTGGAGGCCGTCACCAAGGGCCTTGTACTTTTCTGTGGCATTTCAGCTATCTTCTCCGTATAGCCATCTCTTTTTACCCCGTCACTTCCTGCATTTTTTGATGGGTTGTTTCTTTCAAAACTCCTGTAGTTTTTCTGCAGGCTCAGCTTTTTATCTTTTCACTCAGTATGTTTATAGCTTATGGCAGAATTGAAAGCTCCAGAGGAAGTAACTAAGATATGTAAGATGTCTTCGTGtcttcttaaaaagaaaggaacctATGCCAGTTTTATATTCTGtagcttctgctttttttttttttttttaaatataattctccTGGGATTCTGTCACTTACAGGATTTTTCTCCGTTATGGAACATATTTTGTCCCTTGGTTTTCCTCCATTGTGCCACTTCCCTCATCAGAAAAATAATTACGGACAATGATTTAGTAGCTCCTGTTCCTCTTCCAGACTTCAGCTTAGATGTCACTTCTTCTGGGGAGGTCATCGCCAACCTAAAAGTTTAAGATAACAGTGTTCCTACATGTTCTTATAATCTCTACCCTGTGCCCCCTCTCAGAGCACTGTCCTAATATACCGCATTGCCCATTTCCTGATTTGTAGTTCTGTTAGACTGTAAGCCTCAGGAGGAAGCTCTTGTTCACCATTTTATTTCCAGATATTGGCTGACTGACACACCTGTAGGTCTAATCTCTCTCCTGAGTGTCACACTTACAAAATCAGATTGCCTAATAGACTTCCA is part of the Ovis canadensis isolate MfBH-ARS-UI-01 breed Bighorn chromosome 25, ARS-UI_OviCan_v2, whole genome shotgun sequence genome and harbors:
- the CSGALNACT2 gene encoding chondroitin sulfate N-acetylgalactosaminyltransferase 2 isoform X2 — translated: MEILILFLLFYNLWQKVLTSKELISLGKSTLIRMPRRGLILHTRTHWLLLGLALLCSLILFLYLLECAPQTDGNASLPGIIGENYGKEYYQALLQEQEEHYQTRATSLKRQIAQLKQELQEMSEKMRSLQERKNVGANGISYQGNKEQAPSDLLEFLHSQIDKAEVSIGAKLPSEYGVIPFESFTLMKVFQLEMGLTRHPEEKPVRKDKRDELVEVIEAGLEVINNPDEDDEQEDEDGPLGEKLIFNENDFIEGYYRTEKDKGTQYELFFKKADLMEYRHVTLFRPFGPLMKVKSEMIDITRSIINIIVPLAERTEAFAQFMQNFRDVCIHQDKRIHLTVVYFGKEGLSKVKSILESVASCGHSLRVQLWPAFLLESFN